A single region of the Glycine max cultivar Williams 82 chromosome 20, Glycine_max_v4.0, whole genome shotgun sequence genome encodes:
- the PHR34 gene encoding myb family transcription factor PHL8, whose amino-acid sequence MDLQNVQNQSMMRLVLSTDAKPRLKWTPELHQRFTEAINQLGGAEKATPKSLMRVMGIPGLTLYHLKSHLQKYRLGKSQPLETCSDNKQEGYSEIQNSDGHCSKEISIGTQNQMTESLKIAEALQMQMEVQRKLYEQIEVQKHLQLRIEAQGKYLQSVLTKAHEALARHSSSTTGVELAKFELSLLVSIINNACPSSPISELTETRGLSLNCGERKQDRGTMCSLESSLTSSESSEQQHIMDEAENPQKFDGVSVELPLISIHPAEVKAFKGDTSVDGRKRSAETDSDHCVDQPCGNKKLRKSEVSQMLDLNSQYQRDIDSSVKEIDLNFSSSF is encoded by the exons atggaTCTGCAAAATGTGCAAAACCAAAGCATGATGCGTTTGGTTCTGTCCACTGATGCCAAGCCTAGGCTGAAATGGACTCCTGAGCTTCACCAACGGTTCACTGAGGCTATTAATCAGCTTGGAGGTGCAGAAA AGGCAACTCCTAAGAGTCTGATGAGAGTGATGGGGATTCCAGGACTCACTTTGTACCACCTCAAGAGCCATTTACAG AAATATAGGCTTGGGAAAAGCCAACCACTAGAAACCTGTTCTGACAACAAGCAAGAAG GTTACAGTGAAATCCAGAACAGTGATGGTCATTGCAGCAAGGAAATCAGCATTGGGACCCAGAATCAGATGACTGA AAGCTTGAAGATTGCTGAGGCTCTCCAAATGCAAATGGAAGTACAAAGAAAACTCTATGAACAAATTGAG GTACAAAAACATTTGCAGCTTAGGATTGAAGCTCAAGGGAAGTACTTACAATCAGTGCTAACAAAGGCACATGAAGCACTTGCAAGACACAGTTCTTCCACAACTGGTGTAGAACTTGCAAAATTTGAACTTTCTCTGTTAGTGTCAATAATCAATAATGCATGTCCAAGCTCTCCAATTTCAGAACTCACAGAAACACGAGGGTTAAGTTTGAACTGTGGAGAGAGGAAACAAGACAGAGGAACCATGTGTTCACTTGAAAGCTCTTTGACATCATCTGAAAGCTCTGAACAACAACACATCATGGATGAGGCAGAAAACCCTCAAAAGTTTGATGGTGTTTCAGTTGAATTGCCGTTGATTTCCATTCATCCAGCAGAAGTTAAAGCATTCAAGGGAGATACAAGTGTTGATGGGAGAAAGAGAAGTGCAGAAACTGATTCTGATCATTGTGTTGATCAACCTTGTGGCAACAAGAAGTTGAGGAAATCTGAAGTGTCACAAATGCTTGACTTGAACAGCCAATACCAGAGAGACATTGACTCAAGTGTGAAAGAAATAGATTTAAATTTCAGTTCAAGCTTTTAG
- the LOC100809337 gene encoding G-type lectin S-receptor-like serine/threonine-protein kinase CES101 isoform X1: MNMFLFPSYVLLLLFLILNLPHTTHSDDIAIYWGSNDGEGSLAETCATGLYSFVNIAFLAHFGNGQVPQVILGRHCDPFGGNCSVLGRDIRNCQKQGIKVMLSIGGPSMSYSLVSSEDAKSVSDYLWNNFLGGGGNSSSSSSPLGDVILDGIDFGLGGSLMTKHWEDLAHYLKSHRRNVYLSAAPQCIFPDSALGKALETGLFDYVWIQFYNNPLCQYNEGNASNLLNAWKQWTTSLKSGKMFLGLPASPTASIGGYVPPDLLISRILSTVKTSSNYGGIMLWSRLFDKESGYSKRILENSVCLQKRETECGRHKNGFIEHLGYMAKEGFVASESKSIDMQCCEVICRNNCSCEAYAPLNFVNNTGCQFWGKGTKFIKDSGGNFKRVYFVKHKVNKLWKWIVIGVGAAVAALVSCYLFYVLRRKCKEEVDRKMKRKELLVEVGGNAMGNYGKAKGSKKEGKTINEIEVFSLENIIVATHNFSPDNKLGEGGFGPVYKGTLIDGQEIAIKRLSKSSGQGLVEFKNEAKIMAKLQHTNLVRLLGFCIDSDERILVYEYMSNKSLDHYLFDASRNNELEWNKRLKIIEGTAQGLVYLHRYSRLKVIHRDLKASNILLDEEMNPRISDFGLARIFGLKGSEENTSRVVGTYGYMSPEYAINGVVSVKTDVYSFGVLLLEIISGMKNNSCIHSNHPFNLIAHAWQLWNQGRALELMDPSLNESFSSDEVERCIQIGLLCVQDHAIERPTMEDVVTFLSNDTTQLGQPKQPAFFMYVVAGESGCPNNSKQENYSLNHLSISTAYGR, from the exons ATGAACATGTTTCTCTTTCCTTCCTATGTGTTACTGCTTCTCTTCCTAATCCTAAACCTACCACACACCACTCACTCTGATGACATTGCCATTTATTGGGGTTCAAATGATGGTGAGGGTAGCTTAGCAGAAACATGTGCAACTGGTTTATATTCCTTTGTAAACATAGCATTCCTTGCACATTTTGGAAATGGTCAAGTCCCTCAAGTGATCCTTGGAAGGCACTGTGACCCTTTTGGGGGAAACTGTTCCGTACTTGGAAGGGACATCAGAAACTGCCAAAAGCAAGGAATCAAAGTGATGCTATCCATTGGAGGTCCAAGCATGAGTTACTCTCTTGTTTCCTCTGAGGATGCTAAGAGTGTTTCTGATTATTTATGGAACAATTTCTTAGGTGGTGGTGGTaactcatcatcatcttcaagtCCACTAGGAGATGTTATATTAGATGGTATAGATTTTGGACTAGGGGGGTCCCTTATGACAAAACATTGGGAAGACCTTGCACATTATCTTAAGTCACATAGAAGAAATGTGTACTTAAGTGCAGCACCTCAATGCATTTTTCCTGATAGTGCACTTGGCAAAGCACTTGAGACTGGACTTTTTGACTATGTTTGGATACAATTCTACAACAATCCTCTATGTCAGTACAATGAAGGTAATGCTTCTAACCTTCTTAATGCATGGAAGCAATGGACAACTTCATTGAAATCAGGGAAAATGTTCTTGGGGTTGCCTGCTTCTCCAACAGCATCTATAGGCGGATATGTTCCTCCCGATTTGTTGATTTCTCGGATCCTGAGTACGGTGAAAACGTCTTCTAACTATGGAGGGATTATGCTTTGGTCAAGGCTTTTTGATAAAGAGAGTGGATATAGTAAAAGGATTTTGGAAAATAGTGTTTGCCTACAGAAAAGAGAAACTGAATGTGGAAGGCACAAGAATGGTTTTATTGAACATTTAGGCTACATGGCTAAAGAGGGTTTTGTAGCTTCTGAAAGCAAGAGCATTGACATGCAGTGTTGTGAGGTTATTTGCAGGAACAATTGTTCCTGTGAGGCTTATGCTCCTCTAAATTTTGTCAATAATACCGGATGCCAGTTTTGGGGTAAAGGAACAAAGTTTATTAAAGATTCTGGTGGAAATTTCAAACGAGTTTACTTTGTCAAACATAAAG TGAACAAGCTGTGGAAATGGATTGTCATTGGTGTTGGAGCAGCTGTTGCAGCACTTGTGTCCTGCTACTTATTCTATGTTTTGAGGAGAAAGTGCAAAGAAGAAG TGGACAGAAAAATGAAGCGAAAGGAACTGTTAGTTGAGGTTGGAGGTAATGCAATGGGAAATTATGGCAAAGCCAAAGGGTCTAAGAAAGAGGGAAAGACAATCAATGAGATTGAAGTATTCAGTTTGGAAAATATCATTGTTGCCACACACAATTTCTCCCCTGATAATAAGCTAGGAGAGGGTGGTTTTGGTCCTGTCTATAAG GGAACATTAATTGATGGACAAGAAATTGCAATAAAAAGACTTTCTAAAAGTTCAGGCCAAGGCCTAGTAGAGTTCAAGAATGAAGCTAAGATTATGGCCAAACTTCAGCACACTAATCTTGTGAGGCTTTTGGGGTTCTGCATCGACAGTGATGAAAGAATACTTGTATATGAATACATGTCTAACAAGAGCTTAGATCATTATTTATTCG ATGCAAGTAGAAATAATGAGCTAGAATGGAATAAACGTCTTAAAATCATTGAAGGCACGGCTCAAGGACTTGTGTATTTGCACAGATATTCAAGACTAAAGGTGATACATAGGGATTTGAAGGCAAGCAATATATTGCTTGATGAAGAAATGAATCCAAGAATCTCTGACTTTGGCTTAGCTAGAATATTTGGATTGAAAGGATCTGAAGAAAACACCAGTAGAGTTGTTGGAACATA tGGTTACATGTCTCCAGAATATGCAATCAATGGTGTTGTCTCAGTCAAAACAGATGTATACAGTTTTGGTGTGCTGCTACTTGAGATTATTAGTGGGATGAAGAACAATAGTTGCATCCACTCAAATCATCCATTCAATCTCATAGCACAT GCCTGGCAGCTATGGAACCAAGGGAGAGCTCTAGAGCTGATGGATCCATCACTAAATGAATCATTCAGTTCTGATGAAGTAGAAAGATGCATTCAGATTGGACTCTTATGCGTACAAGATCATGCAATAGAAAGACCTACCATGGAAGATGTTGTTACTTTCCTATCAAATGATACCACCCAACTTGGTCAACCAAAGCAGCCAGCATTCTTCATGTATGTGGTTGCTGGAGAGTCAGGATGTCCTAATAATAGCaaacaagaaaattattcaCTAAATCATTTATCAATCTCCACTGCTTATGGGAGATAA
- the LOC100809337 gene encoding G-type lectin S-receptor-like serine/threonine-protein kinase CES101 isoform X2 — MNMFLFPSYVLLLLFLILNLPHTTHSDDIAIYWGSNDGEGSLAETCATGLYSFVNIAFLAHFGNGQVPQVILGRHCDPFGGNCSVLGRDIRNCQKQGIKVMLSIGGPSMSYSLVSSEDAKSVSDYLWNNFLGGGGNSSSSSSPLGDVILDGIDFGLGGSLMTKHWEDLAHYLKSHRRNVYLSAAPQCIFPDSALGKALETGLFDYVWIQFYNNPLCQYNEGNASNLLNAWKQWTTSLKSGKMFLGLPASPTASIGGYVPPDLLISRILSTVKTSSNYGGIMLWSRLFDKESGYSKRILENSVCLQKRETECGRHKNGFIEHLGYMAKEGFVASESKSIDMQCCEAYAPLNFVNNTGCQFWGKGTKFIKDSGGNFKRVYFVKHKVNKLWKWIVIGVGAAVAALVSCYLFYVLRRKCKEEVDRKMKRKELLVEVGGNAMGNYGKAKGSKKEGKTINEIEVFSLENIIVATHNFSPDNKLGEGGFGPVYKGTLIDGQEIAIKRLSKSSGQGLVEFKNEAKIMAKLQHTNLVRLLGFCIDSDERILVYEYMSNKSLDHYLFDASRNNELEWNKRLKIIEGTAQGLVYLHRYSRLKVIHRDLKASNILLDEEMNPRISDFGLARIFGLKGSEENTSRVVGTYGYMSPEYAINGVVSVKTDVYSFGVLLLEIISGMKNNSCIHSNHPFNLIAHAWQLWNQGRALELMDPSLNESFSSDEVERCIQIGLLCVQDHAIERPTMEDVVTFLSNDTTQLGQPKQPAFFMYVVAGESGCPNNSKQENYSLNHLSISTAYGR; from the exons ATGAACATGTTTCTCTTTCCTTCCTATGTGTTACTGCTTCTCTTCCTAATCCTAAACCTACCACACACCACTCACTCTGATGACATTGCCATTTATTGGGGTTCAAATGATGGTGAGGGTAGCTTAGCAGAAACATGTGCAACTGGTTTATATTCCTTTGTAAACATAGCATTCCTTGCACATTTTGGAAATGGTCAAGTCCCTCAAGTGATCCTTGGAAGGCACTGTGACCCTTTTGGGGGAAACTGTTCCGTACTTGGAAGGGACATCAGAAACTGCCAAAAGCAAGGAATCAAAGTGATGCTATCCATTGGAGGTCCAAGCATGAGTTACTCTCTTGTTTCCTCTGAGGATGCTAAGAGTGTTTCTGATTATTTATGGAACAATTTCTTAGGTGGTGGTGGTaactcatcatcatcttcaagtCCACTAGGAGATGTTATATTAGATGGTATAGATTTTGGACTAGGGGGGTCCCTTATGACAAAACATTGGGAAGACCTTGCACATTATCTTAAGTCACATAGAAGAAATGTGTACTTAAGTGCAGCACCTCAATGCATTTTTCCTGATAGTGCACTTGGCAAAGCACTTGAGACTGGACTTTTTGACTATGTTTGGATACAATTCTACAACAATCCTCTATGTCAGTACAATGAAGGTAATGCTTCTAACCTTCTTAATGCATGGAAGCAATGGACAACTTCATTGAAATCAGGGAAAATGTTCTTGGGGTTGCCTGCTTCTCCAACAGCATCTATAGGCGGATATGTTCCTCCCGATTTGTTGATTTCTCGGATCCTGAGTACGGTGAAAACGTCTTCTAACTATGGAGGGATTATGCTTTGGTCAAGGCTTTTTGATAAAGAGAGTGGATATAGTAAAAGGATTTTGGAAAATAGTGTTTGCCTACAGAAAAGAGAAACTGAATGTGGAAGGCACAAGAATGGTTTTATTGAACATTTAGGCTACATGGCTAAAGAGGGTTTTGTAGCTTCTGAAAGCAAGAGCATTGACATGCAGTGTTGTGAG GCTTATGCTCCTCTAAATTTTGTCAATAATACCGGATGCCAGTTTTGGGGTAAAGGAACAAAGTTTATTAAAGATTCTGGTGGAAATTTCAAACGAGTTTACTTTGTCAAACATAAAG TGAACAAGCTGTGGAAATGGATTGTCATTGGTGTTGGAGCAGCTGTTGCAGCACTTGTGTCCTGCTACTTATTCTATGTTTTGAGGAGAAAGTGCAAAGAAGAAG TGGACAGAAAAATGAAGCGAAAGGAACTGTTAGTTGAGGTTGGAGGTAATGCAATGGGAAATTATGGCAAAGCCAAAGGGTCTAAGAAAGAGGGAAAGACAATCAATGAGATTGAAGTATTCAGTTTGGAAAATATCATTGTTGCCACACACAATTTCTCCCCTGATAATAAGCTAGGAGAGGGTGGTTTTGGTCCTGTCTATAAG GGAACATTAATTGATGGACAAGAAATTGCAATAAAAAGACTTTCTAAAAGTTCAGGCCAAGGCCTAGTAGAGTTCAAGAATGAAGCTAAGATTATGGCCAAACTTCAGCACACTAATCTTGTGAGGCTTTTGGGGTTCTGCATCGACAGTGATGAAAGAATACTTGTATATGAATACATGTCTAACAAGAGCTTAGATCATTATTTATTCG ATGCAAGTAGAAATAATGAGCTAGAATGGAATAAACGTCTTAAAATCATTGAAGGCACGGCTCAAGGACTTGTGTATTTGCACAGATATTCAAGACTAAAGGTGATACATAGGGATTTGAAGGCAAGCAATATATTGCTTGATGAAGAAATGAATCCAAGAATCTCTGACTTTGGCTTAGCTAGAATATTTGGATTGAAAGGATCTGAAGAAAACACCAGTAGAGTTGTTGGAACATA tGGTTACATGTCTCCAGAATATGCAATCAATGGTGTTGTCTCAGTCAAAACAGATGTATACAGTTTTGGTGTGCTGCTACTTGAGATTATTAGTGGGATGAAGAACAATAGTTGCATCCACTCAAATCATCCATTCAATCTCATAGCACAT GCCTGGCAGCTATGGAACCAAGGGAGAGCTCTAGAGCTGATGGATCCATCACTAAATGAATCATTCAGTTCTGATGAAGTAGAAAGATGCATTCAGATTGGACTCTTATGCGTACAAGATCATGCAATAGAAAGACCTACCATGGAAGATGTTGTTACTTTCCTATCAAATGATACCACCCAACTTGGTCAACCAAAGCAGCCAGCATTCTTCATGTATGTGGTTGCTGGAGAGTCAGGATGTCCTAATAATAGCaaacaagaaaattattcaCTAAATCATTTATCAATCTCCACTGCTTATGGGAGATAA
- the LOC102659512 gene encoding uncharacterized protein, giving the protein MAKSLVGHPYTGRLTKDEKNVVVDMMKVKDDNVVRDLFWSHPDAIKLSHSCNLVFLIDDTYKTNRYKLSLLDIVGVTPTGMTFSTGFAYLEGEHLNNVIWALERFRGLFMRADAFPRVIVTDRDLSLMNAMKIVFSDATNLLCRSHIDKNVKAKCKTLVAQKNAWDHVMEAWGSLVDCPNESSFDEYLKNFEMAYSLWPMVESAHWSLKRLLQNFVGDICSVWEAMNNMITLQHTQIKASFETSTHVVGHVFKVTLYKKLLGMVSRYALNEIAAEYERVAYTGKNPSRCGCVMRSTHGLPCA; this is encoded by the exons ATGGCAAAGTCATTGGTTGGGCATCCATATACAGGTCGACTGACAAAGGATGAGAAGAATGTTGTTGTCGATATGATgaa GGTGAAGGATGATAATGTTGTACGTGACTTGttttggagtcatcctgatgcaATAAAGTTAAGCCATTCTTGTAATTTGGTTTTCTTGATCGAcgatacctacaaaacaaataggtacaaacTGTCGTTGCTTGATATTGTTGGTGTTACACCAACAGGAATGACATTCTCCACTGGTTTTGCTTACTTGGAAGGAGAACATCTTAATAATGTTATTTGGGCTCTAGAGCGGTTTCGAGGTCTTTTCATGAGAGCTGATGCATTCCCCAGGGTTATTGTGACTGACAGAGATTTGTCTTTAATGAATGCAATGAAAATTGTATTCTCAGATGCTACGAACTTGCTGTGTCGGTCCCATATTGACAAGAATGTCAAGGCAAAGTGCAAAACCCTAGTTGCTCAAAAGAATGCATGGGATCATGTGATGGAGGCTTGGGGGAGTTTGGTTGACTGTCCTAATGAGAGTTCTTTTGATGAGTACcttaaaaactttgaaatggCTTACTCTCTGTGGCCTAT GGTTGAGAGTGCTCATTGGTCACTAAAGAGACTCCTACAAAACTTTGTCGGTGACATATGCAGTGTTTGGGAGGCAATGAATAATATGATAACACTTCAACACACCCAGATTAAagcatcttttgagacaagcaCGCACGTGGTTGGGCATGTGTTTAAAGTAACCTTGTACAAAAAACTACTtggcatggtatcaaggtaCGCTTTAAATGAAATTGCTGCTGAGTATGAGCGTGTAGCTTATACAGGCAAAAATCCTTCACGATGTGGATGTGTCATGAGGAGTACCCACGGTCTTCCATGTGCATAA